Genomic DNA from Theropithecus gelada isolate Dixy chromosome 1, Tgel_1.0, whole genome shotgun sequence:
CTTTTCTCCCCACATCTCAGAAGCACCTAGGGATTTGTCCAGAGTGAACAGCAGAGGGTGGCCAGGAACTCACGCTGGTGCTCAGGACTCCGAGGCCAAATCCTGCCAGGCCTGGGCCCACTCCACAtccctcatctgtagaatgaggaCTGTGCTTGCCTCACAAAGTTGTCGTAAAGTCATCTGACCTTTCTTGTACCTTCTAGACACCCCACACCTTCCCCAAACATTTGTTGTACTTGTGTGCCTTCCTGCCTTGAAACAGGCTCTTCTCTCCTAAAAACATATTCATCACTCAAGGCTCTGTTCATCACATCAAATGTCACTGCTTCCCTGAAGCCTGAACTGACCCCAACCTCAACTATTAATAGCTGAAACTGCTCCCTCCTCTGGGTGTGCCTGCTTGGCCAGTCTATTGTCTTGGCTGTACaatccccctcccccatcccctccgaactgttttctttcttttcttttcttttttttttttttttgaggactctcactctgttgccaggctggagtgctgtggcatgatcttggctcactgcaacttctgcctcctgggttcaagcgattctcctgcctcagcctcccaaatagctgggactacaggcacgcaccaccacgcccagctaatttttgtatttttagtagagacagggtttcatcatgttagccaggatggtctcaatctcttgacctcgtgatctgcccacctcggcctcccaaagtgctgcctaAGCACTGTTTTCTAGAACTCATCAGTCTTCCTTGCAGCAAGATTAGTTTATTTCCAGGCCTGTTAGCCGCCTCCTCCCACCTGGACTGTGATTCCATGAGAGCATGCACCAAGTTGACACAGGGCCTGCAATAAAATCAGCACCAATTTGTAGAATAATAATTGCTGTCACTTATTGAGAACTGCCCAGGTGTTTGGCACTGTGCTAACTAACGGCAGCATAACTACCTGAGGAGACGCGGACCATCTCCCTCTAGGAAACAGCCTCAGAAATCAGAACGGATGGTGTCTTGGGCAAGGGAGAGTCAGGGTTCAAAGCTAGGCTGTCTGAACCCGGTGCCACCCAGCTCCTCTCTGGCAGAGCACCAAGCTCCCCCCACCCTAGGAGCTGGGAAGTCCAGTGGGTTGTCCCACCACCCAGTGgcagcctctgccctccaggttgTGACATAACAATTGCACAACCCAcaagatatttttgaaagaaactgTCGGTTTCCTCTCCTGGGCACTGCTGGGGACTGTGGCCCCCATGCCATCCACTGTCTTCAGCAGCCTTGGGACTTTGGAAGCTAAATATAGTCAGGGCTCGGGGTGATAAGGAAATGAAAACGGCAAGACTGTAAAGTGACccagttttattttggttttgttggcCAGATAGGGCATTGCTCCACGGGTTCGGGCTGTACAATCTTCCCCTCCTTGAGGTGGGAGGCCCAGCAACGGCTGGGCCCAGGCAGCGGGGTGGGAGGCTCAGGAGATGGTGGCTCTGGGGACCCGATTCCGAGGAGAGAGAGGGCAGCAGGCAGAGGCCTGCAATGGCTCAGATTGGGGGGAGAGGGAGGCGAGGGGGAAAGGACACGATCCAAGAACCGGAGTCCGAAAGCTGAAGCTGGTCCAGTCTCCTTCACTTTACCGCCGAGGCTGGGGTCAGAGAAGTGAAGCCAAACTGTCCTCCggcaggaggcagggcctggaggGACGCCAGGGTCCCAGCCCGGTGCCCGGCCCCGAGCACACAGCCGCCGACTCCACCCTCGCGGAGGGCGCGCGCGGGGCCCAGTCGCCGCGTGCGGGGTCCGGCGGGCAGTCGGGCCCCTTCTCCTCTCGGGCACGCCGGGCGGGCGCCGGCCGCGCTCAGCAGCTGACGGAGCCGGCGGGAGGCGCGGACCCCAAGTCCGAGAAGCAGTCGAACTCGCTCTGGCCCAGGAAGAGCTCGGGCAGCTCGCGCACGCGGTGCAGCCCGAGCTCCAGCTCCAGCGACGTCAGCGCCTCCTCGTCGATGAGTTCGGCGTCCATGCCGCCCAGGGCGAGCGCGGGCGGCGGCGGGGCTGCGGCGCTAGGCACCGGCAGCGGGCCCTGGGGGCCTCCCGGGGCGTTGGGGGGCGCGGTCGCGCGGCCGGGGTACGGCGTCGCCACAGGTTGCAGGTGCGCGCTGCCCGCGGCCGGCGCAGGCACTGCCGGAAAGGGCTGGAAGGAGGACGGCGGCCCGAAGGCCCCGTACGCCAGGGCCCCGGGttgcgggggcggcggcggccccAGGGGAGCCCCCCGCGGCCTCAGCCCGCTGTCCAGGCCTGGGCCAGCGTACGGCGGCAGAGTCCGGAGCGCATGAGGGCCATGGGCGGCCGCGGTGGACGGCGGCCTCTGCACCAGGCGATAGCCCTCGGCGAGCATCAGGTGGTCGGCCATGGCGGCGGGCCGGCTGCCTGCGGGGACAGTGCGCGGTGGTCAGCGCCGGCTCCCCCGGCCCGGGCCAGCAGCTCCTCTGCGGCGGGGGACCCGGGCACCGTGCGGTCCCTGCAGATCGGCCGGGCGGAGCAAAACCAAACCCAACTGGTGCCCCGGCCCAGCCCACTACTGCGCACCTTGCGGCCGCAGCTCTAGGTCACAAAGGCCCGCACGGTGTAGCGCTCCGAAACCTCCGCGCCGCGTACCGGGACTCGGCGTATTCTTATACCCAGAGGCGGGGCTTCCCCGCCCTCGGACGCTCATTGGCTGGGAGAGACGCTTCTGGGCGGGCCGCGCACATCTGCATCTAGGTCTTGGCCCCGCCCCCGCTGGAGCCCCGCCCCCCTTGGTACCCCGGCCCCGCCCCAGGCTCTGAGCACCGCCCTGGGGAGGGGTATTTGGCACTTTGCGAGGGATTCGGTCTGGCCTTCAGGGCTTCGGAATGAGGCTTGGCTGGGGTCGAGCTTGAACTGACCagaaggtggggtgggagggccAGAGTTTTTGGCCCCTCGAGAGCTGCAGGATGTCAGGCCTACGCAACCTTTTAACTTTCCAGATTGAGACCGAGGCTCAGTGGCGGAAGAGGCTTCTTGGAAATACACAGCAAAGCCTTGATCCAAGTGAGACTCGAGCCCAGCCTTTGTGATTGCACAGCTACAGAGGGCGCATGCACCTTAGCGGTGCAGGGTCCTCGCAGGAGGTCAGCTGTCCATCCCCATAACCCCCAGGAGAACCTGTTGTTCCCCTTCTAGTTCCCACTGCACCTTGTCTGTTGAAGCATGTACTTAGTTGTTATTAAAGTAATTTATGGGCACGTCTCCTGAAGGACTTGTTCATCTTCTTATTCTCAGCACTTGGCCCAGAGCCTGGCCCCGAGCAGGCTTTTAGTAAAagctgagtgaatgaattaatgatggAATGAATTGCAACTCTCAgcgagcctcagtttcttcatctgtaaaaggtaAAGAACAGCAGCACTGGCCCTTTGTGAGGGGTAAGTGAGGGCATGTGTGTACAGTGACccgcacagtgcctggcacgtggtaGATGCTCAAAAGTGTCCCTCAGATGAAAGAAAGGCTGTTTAAGTTCTGTCCCAAAGGGCCTTCCCTTGATAACAGCAATAATAACTTGGACTTTTGGAGTGCTTTACATTCTACAAGTATTTTGTTGGGGGCAGGACATGGATTATCAGCCCCATTTTGGTGATGAGGAGAAGCACACAAAGAGAAAGTGGATGTCCAGAGGTCACAGGCAGTCAGAGTTACCTCGTGAATGCCATGTGTTTTCCAAGTCCTTAGGGCAACTGGAGTCTTTCCCGTGGCCAGGAAACAGCCTCCCAGAACCTTGCCTTCCACGCATTTGatactctctctcccttctctgcccttcctccctcagTGGCGTCCTCAGAACTTCCTGGAACTTGGGTTTATCCAGGTGATGGAGAGGGGAGAGCCCTAGAGTGAGAATTCAGAGGCCTAAggtcttttttcccctctttcttcttcttattttttaaaatagaggagAGAGTGGGGGCGGCATGGGGGAGTGAGGAGGgcctcaggctgatcttgaatccctggcttcaagtgatcctcccaccacatctttccaaagtgctgggattataggcatgagccactgcgcccagccagaggCCCAAGCTCTAATCATATCTCTGCCACCCGCAGGTGTATGACCTCCACCACCAACCAGCTGTGACTGTTGAGTGTTGAGCAGGGAGTATCACTTGATACcccagggcctcagttttctgctctgtgaaagggAGATGGTGATCTTGCCTGGCCAACCGGAGAGCTTGTGGGAAGTGATAAATGACCATGGGTGTGGTCACATTTTTGCAAAGTGTAAAAAGCTACACCCTGGAATTTATTCCCCCGAATCTTTCTCTACAGGTAAGGCTTCTCACAGGAATTCCTAAACCTGGCCATACCTCACACTTATCTGGAGATGTGGGGGGTAAGAGGTGGGTGAGTGGGTGCtttgagaaagacaaaaaatctCTGCCCAACCCTAACTTCCTGATACAGACTCTCCGAGGGTATTTTTAAACCacaagaatctgtattttaaaaaatcactctgggctgggcacggtggctcatacctgtaatcccagcaatttgggaggtgaaagtgagaggattgcttgagcccaggagtccaagaccagcctgggaaacatagtgagaccctgtctctataaaaaattaaataattagttgggcatggtggcacctgtctGTATTCtgagctacccaggaggctgaggtgggaggattagctgagccctggaggtggaggctgcagtga
This window encodes:
- the CITED4 gene encoding cbp/p300-interacting transactivator 4; its protein translation is MADHLMLAEGYRLVQRPPSTAAAHGPHALRTLPPYAGPGLDSGLRPRGAPLGPPPPPQPGALAYGAFGPPSSFQPFPAVPAPAAGSAHLQPVATPYPGRATAPPNAPGGPQGPLPVPSAAAPPPPALALGGMDAELIDEEALTSLELELGLHRVRELPELFLGQSEFDCFSDLGSAPPAGSVSC